The following proteins are co-located in the Imtechella halotolerans genome:
- a CDS encoding RecQ family ATP-dependent DNA helicase has protein sequence MKTPLDILRTYWQYPAFRGEQENIIEAVLNGKDTIAILPTGGGKSLCYQVPAMAREGICVVISPLIALIKDQVDDLKTKGIKALNLAGGLSYYDLDTALDNGIYGNYKFIYLSPERLQQELVQERLKQMPVNLIAIDEAHCISQWGNDFRPAYRNCKILKEWFPNVPLIALTATATRKVVADIEDNLQMKDPFKTSTSLNRANLAYMVFQVEDKQIHLEKILTKNPESSIVYVRSRNATEQLTNYLQSKGFTATFFHGGLSTEEKNTRLKQWLSEKVQVMVATNAFGMGINKPNVRTVIHFSIPESIENYFQEAGRAGRDGAKSYAVLFTQEDEKKHLKTQFLNTTPSVSFIKVLYRKLTNYFQISYGEGEGQSFSFHFPTFCSTYQFSALMAYNALKTLDRHSILAFSEHFHRKATIQCLVSSQQLFVYLDNNPRMQSMVQTILRTYAGVFDNPTPINIELIATKSRLEESYIFRLLEQLEKDAIIQYQGESTDAEITFLTPREDDKTINMIAKSIETQNLQKEHQMEAMLQYLNNENECRSKLLLTYFGQTENSDCGICSTCIQKKQTLPSTIQTIITEDIIRHLKKQQIQANKLIELLPYKEDHIIQVVQHLLHQQKISLTDKNYYTLNI, from the coding sequence ATGAAGACTCCCCTTGACATATTACGTACATATTGGCAATACCCTGCCTTTAGAGGGGAGCAAGAAAATATTATAGAGGCTGTATTAAACGGAAAAGATACTATAGCCATATTGCCCACAGGTGGTGGTAAGTCACTGTGCTACCAAGTACCCGCCATGGCACGTGAAGGAATATGTGTGGTAATTTCACCTTTAATAGCCCTAATTAAAGACCAAGTAGATGACTTAAAAACTAAAGGTATAAAAGCGCTAAATCTTGCTGGGGGACTTTCCTATTATGACTTAGACACTGCGTTAGATAATGGCATCTATGGAAATTACAAATTCATCTACCTTTCACCTGAGAGACTTCAACAAGAGCTTGTACAGGAACGTCTAAAGCAAATGCCAGTAAACCTTATTGCTATTGACGAAGCACATTGTATTTCGCAATGGGGAAATGACTTCCGACCTGCCTATAGAAACTGTAAAATATTAAAAGAATGGTTTCCAAATGTTCCACTCATTGCTCTTACTGCAACCGCCACTAGAAAAGTAGTAGCGGATATTGAGGATAACCTGCAGATGAAGGATCCCTTTAAAACTTCAACCTCATTAAACAGAGCCAATTTAGCCTATATGGTTTTCCAAGTGGAAGACAAACAGATCCATTTAGAAAAAATTCTCACTAAAAACCCTGAATCCTCTATAGTTTATGTCCGAAGTAGAAATGCTACAGAACAACTTACCAACTATTTACAATCAAAAGGATTTACAGCTACCTTCTTTCATGGAGGACTTTCTACCGAAGAAAAGAACACTCGTTTAAAACAATGGTTATCTGAAAAAGTACAAGTAATGGTTGCGACCAATGCATTTGGCATGGGTATCAACAAACCTAATGTACGAACCGTTATACACTTTTCCATACCTGAAAGTATAGAAAATTACTTTCAGGAAGCTGGACGGGCAGGACGTGACGGTGCAAAATCTTATGCTGTTTTATTCACACAAGAGGATGAAAAAAAACATCTTAAAACACAGTTTTTAAACACCACGCCTTCGGTAAGTTTTATCAAAGTTCTCTATCGAAAACTAACTAACTACTTTCAAATATCGTATGGTGAAGGTGAAGGTCAAAGCTTTTCATTCCATTTTCCAACCTTTTGTAGCACCTACCAATTTAGTGCACTTATGGCATACAACGCATTAAAAACACTTGATCGTCATTCAATACTCGCATTCTCAGAACATTTTCATCGCAAGGCAACTATCCAATGTCTTGTGTCCAGTCAACAATTATTTGTCTACCTTGATAACAATCCCAGGATGCAATCTATGGTACAAACAATATTACGTACCTATGCCGGTGTTTTTGACAACCCTACCCCTATTAATATAGAATTGATTGCCACTAAATCAAGGCTAGAGGAATCCTATATTTTTAGACTCCTTGAACAACTCGAAAAGGATGCCATCATACAGTATCAAGGCGAAAGTACAGATGCTGAAATCACATTTCTCACACCACGTGAGGATGACAAGACAATAAACATGATTGCCAAAAGTATTGAAACCCAAAATCTCCAAAAAGAACATCAAATGGAGGCTATGCTTCAATACCTAAATAATGAAAATGAATGTCGTAGCAAGCTACTACTCACCTATTTTGGTCAAACCGAAAATTCGGATTGTGGAATATGTTCAACTTGTATTCAAAAAAAGCAAACACTTCCCTCTACTATACAAACAATCATAACCGAGGATATTATTAGACACCTCAAAAAACAGCAAATACAAGCAAACAAATTAATTGAACTCCTCCCTTATAAGGAAGACCACATTATACAGGTAGTGCAGCACTTACTACACCAGCAAAAAATAAGTCTTACTGATAAAAATTATTATACATTAAACATATAA
- the fmt gene encoding methionyl-tRNA formyltransferase: MSKKLRIVFMGTPHFALEIVKSIITNNHEVVGVVTVPDKPAGRGQKVQESPVKTFAVEQGLTLLQPTNLKDETFLSELQALNADVFVVVAFRMLPKAVWSMPSKGTFNLHASLLPQYRGAAPINWAIINKEKETGVTTFFIDEHIDTGAMILQESLPITAEETAGSLHDKLMHLGAKVVEDTLHLISEEKVETTIQPQHEELRTAHKIHKDTCHVQWNATVEDIDALIRGMSPYPTAWTNVSQGGNTFNMKIYEATPLREEHSLIPGSILQFKKEVRIAANDGFIILKEIQLPGKRKMNIKDVLNGFEFQSDAKAL; encoded by the coding sequence ATGTCCAAAAAATTGCGAATTGTATTTATGGGTACTCCCCATTTTGCCTTAGAAATTGTAAAATCAATTATTACCAACAATCATGAAGTTGTGGGTGTGGTGACTGTACCAGACAAACCAGCAGGAAGAGGACAAAAAGTTCAGGAATCCCCCGTTAAAACTTTCGCTGTTGAACAGGGACTAACTCTTTTACAGCCTACCAACCTAAAAGACGAAACTTTCCTTTCTGAATTACAAGCATTGAATGCCGATGTCTTTGTTGTGGTCGCCTTTCGAATGCTGCCCAAGGCCGTATGGAGCATGCCTTCTAAAGGGACCTTTAACCTTCATGCTTCCCTTTTACCACAATACAGAGGAGCCGCTCCTATTAACTGGGCCATAATTAACAAGGAAAAAGAAACCGGAGTTACTACATTCTTTATTGATGAACACATTGACACAGGAGCAATGATTCTTCAAGAATCACTACCCATTACAGCTGAGGAAACTGCTGGAAGCCTTCACGATAAATTAATGCACTTGGGGGCCAAAGTAGTAGAAGACACTTTACACCTTATTAGCGAAGAAAAAGTAGAAACTACAATTCAACCTCAGCATGAAGAACTGCGGACAGCCCATAAAATACACAAAGACACCTGTCATGTTCAGTGGAATGCTACTGTAGAAGACATTGATGCCCTTATTCGTGGTATGAGTCCTTACCCGACAGCATGGACCAATGTTTCCCAAGGAGGCAATACATTTAATATGAAAATATATGAAGCAACACCGCTTAGAGAAGAACATTCACTTATTCCCGGTTCTATTTTGCAATTCAAAAAAGAAGTCCGAATTGCTGCAAATGATGGTTTTATAATTTTAAAAGAAATCCAACTTCCAGGAAAACGAAAAATGAACATTAAAGATGTTTTAAATGGATTTGAGTTCCAATCGGACGCAAAAGCTCTGTAA
- a CDS encoding HU family DNA-binding protein — MFNQTILNFKLMNKTELIDAMAADAGITKAAAKKALESFLDNVGQSLKKGNRVSLVGFGSWAVSERSAREGRNPQTGKTIKIAAKKVVKFKAGAELSNAVN, encoded by the coding sequence ATGTTTAACCAAACAATTCTAAATTTTAAACTTATGAACAAAACAGAATTAATCGATGCAATGGCTGCTGATGCCGGCATCACAAAAGCTGCCGCAAAAAAAGCATTAGAGTCTTTCTTAGACAATGTTGGACAATCATTGAAAAAAGGTAATAGAGTATCATTAGTAGGATTTGGTTCTTGGGCTGTATCTGAAAGATCTGCAAGAGAAGGTAGAAACCCACAAACTGGAAAGACTATCAAAATTGCTGCTAAAAAGGTTGTTAAGTTTAAGGCTGGAGCTGAGCTTTCTAACGCTGTAAACTAA
- a CDS encoding YqgE/AlgH family protein — protein MVALKPQKGHLLIAEPSIIGDVSFNRSVVLLADHSQEGSIGFILNKPLQFRLNELVPEISKPFKVYNGGPVEQDNLYFIHRVPELIPDSIEISNGIYWGGDFNVALQQINKDTIKEKDIKFFLGYSGWQASQLEDELSVNSWVVTENCYKSNLIKKSALSFWKEKMLELGGDYMLWSNAPENPNFN, from the coding sequence ATGGTAGCTCTAAAACCCCAGAAAGGACATTTGCTAATTGCCGAACCATCTATTATTGGAGACGTTTCCTTTAATAGGTCCGTTGTGCTATTAGCAGATCATTCCCAGGAGGGTTCTATTGGATTTATCCTAAACAAACCGCTACAATTTCGTTTGAACGAATTGGTTCCAGAAATATCAAAACCATTTAAGGTTTATAATGGAGGCCCTGTAGAACAGGATAATCTCTATTTTATTCATCGTGTACCCGAATTAATTCCGGATAGCATTGAGATTTCTAATGGTATATACTGGGGAGGCGATTTTAATGTAGCACTACAACAAATCAATAAAGACACCATAAAAGAAAAAGACATTAAATTCTTCCTTGGTTATTCAGGGTGGCAAGCAAGTCAACTTGAGGATGAACTATCTGTAAACTCTTGGGTTGTAACAGAAAATTGCTACAAAAGTAATCTCATCAAAAAGAGTGCTCTTTCATTCTGGAAAGAAAAAATGCTGGAACTAGGTGGGGATTACATGTTATGGTCTAACGCACCAGAGAATCCCAATTTCAATTAA
- a CDS encoding aminotransferase class IV has product MINLNGNLAQETEVLTSNNRAFKFGDGVFETLKSVNGRLLFWEPHYLRLMASMRIMRMEIPMNFTLEFLQEEIQKVLDANELADQPARVRLTVFRNEGGLYLPLTNEVSYLIEATALSSPFYTLSQNSYEVDLFKDFYVNADLLSTIKTNNKALHVVGSIFAHENELDNCLLLNNHKNVVEALNGNLFLVNGSVIKTPPLSEGCMNGIIRKELIKIIEKTEGLTLEETPISPFELQKADELFMTNTIIGIRPITKYRKKEFSSQVAQQLVGKLNAIARLS; this is encoded by the coding sequence ATGATTAATCTCAATGGTAACCTAGCACAAGAGACGGAAGTATTAACCAGTAACAATAGAGCATTTAAGTTTGGAGATGGTGTTTTTGAAACACTTAAATCGGTAAATGGGAGGCTGTTGTTTTGGGAACCACATTACCTTAGACTGATGGCTAGTATGCGTATTATGCGTATGGAAATTCCTATGAATTTTACTTTAGAGTTTTTGCAAGAGGAAATTCAAAAGGTGTTGGATGCTAATGAACTTGCCGACCAACCTGCCAGGGTACGTCTTACTGTTTTTCGAAATGAAGGAGGTCTTTATTTACCTTTAACTAATGAAGTAAGTTATTTAATCGAGGCTACTGCTTTAAGTTCTCCATTTTATACACTTTCTCAGAATTCTTATGAGGTAGATTTATTTAAAGATTTTTATGTTAATGCTGATCTATTATCCACTATAAAGACTAATAATAAAGCTTTGCATGTGGTAGGAAGTATTTTTGCTCATGAAAATGAGTTGGATAATTGCTTACTACTAAATAATCATAAAAATGTGGTTGAAGCTCTTAATGGAAACTTATTCTTAGTGAATGGTTCTGTAATTAAAACTCCACCACTTTCAGAAGGTTGTATGAACGGCATTATTCGGAAGGAGCTCATTAAAATCATCGAAAAGACTGAAGGCTTGACATTGGAGGAAACTCCTATTTCTCCATTTGAACTTCAGAAGGCGGATGAGTTGTTTATGACAAATACTATAATTGGAATCAGGCCTATTACAAAATATAGAAAAAAGGAGTTTTCGAGTCAGGTAGCCCAACAATTGGTAGGTAAATTAAATGCTATTGCACGTTTGTCTTAA
- a CDS encoding START-like domain-containing protein: MHNKVKYEMEFTFQSSPQLLYQYISTPSGLSEWFADNVNSRGEVYTFIWDDAEEQAKLLRKKGDELVKFRWIEAEDDTFFEMRIVVDEITKDVSLIITDFTEEDEVDEAKMLWENQISDLKHVLGSL, from the coding sequence ATGCACAATAAAGTAAAATACGAAATGGAATTTACATTCCAATCTTCCCCTCAATTGCTATATCAATATATTTCAACACCTTCAGGTCTTTCAGAATGGTTTGCTGATAATGTCAATTCTCGTGGAGAGGTATATACATTCATATGGGATGATGCTGAAGAACAAGCCAAGCTGTTACGTAAAAAGGGAGATGAATTGGTGAAATTTCGCTGGATAGAAGCCGAAGATGATACATTTTTCGAAATGCGAATTGTAGTTGATGAAATAACCAAAGACGTTTCTCTTATTATAACTGATTTTACAGAAGAGGACGAGGTTGATGAAGCTAAAATGCTATGGGAAAATCAAATCTCAGATCTTAAACATGTTTTAGGTTCTTTGTAG
- a CDS encoding MlaE family ABC transporter permease — MLYFSKIVYSLRSFFHEVGELSYFSWRYLKEIRKPPFEFNEFLKQCYHLGNRSFLLVGITGFIIGLVFTLQSRPTLEDFGAVAWMPSMVSISIIREIGPIITALICAGRIGSGIGAELGSMRVTEQIDAMEVSGTNPFKYLVVTRISAATLMLPLLIILGDAIAIYASYLVENIKGNVSFQLYYNQVFDALEFGDLLPATLKSFFFGFAIGLVGCYKGYYCKKGTAGVGLAANSAVVIASMCIFIIDFVAVLLTDIFYDL, encoded by the coding sequence ATGCTGTATTTTTCCAAAATTGTGTACTCTTTAAGGTCCTTTTTTCACGAGGTGGGTGAACTCAGCTACTTTTCATGGCGCTATTTAAAAGAAATTAGAAAACCTCCCTTTGAGTTTAATGAATTTTTGAAACAATGCTACCATTTAGGTAACCGATCTTTTCTTTTAGTTGGTATAACCGGATTCATCATAGGGCTTGTTTTCACTTTGCAATCAAGGCCAACCTTAGAAGATTTTGGAGCAGTAGCTTGGATGCCTTCCATGGTAAGCATTTCAATTATTCGAGAAATTGGCCCTATTATTACTGCATTGATATGTGCCGGACGAATTGGCTCAGGAATAGGAGCAGAATTAGGCTCTATGCGAGTTACCGAACAAATTGACGCCATGGAAGTTTCTGGAACCAATCCATTCAAATATTTAGTGGTAACACGTATTAGTGCAGCGACCCTTATGTTGCCTCTACTAATTATCCTAGGCGATGCCATTGCAATTTACGCCTCCTATTTAGTTGAAAATATTAAGGGGAATGTGTCATTTCAATTATATTACAATCAGGTTTTTGATGCATTGGAGTTTGGAGATTTATTACCAGCTACTCTAAAATCTTTCTTTTTTGGTTTTGCCATTGGTCTTGTGGGCTGTTACAAAGGATACTATTGTAAAAAAGGGACGGCTGGTGTTGGATTGGCAGCTAACTCAGCGGTGGTAATAGCTTCTATGTGCATTTTTATCATTGATTTTGTAGCCGTATTACTAACGGATATTTTTTATGATTTATGA
- a CDS encoding ABC transporter ATP-binding protein, with amino-acid sequence MSINHQHKVIHIENLYKKFGDNHVLNGFNMDLYEGENLVIMGKSGSGKSVMIKCLVGLETPDSGSIEVMGRNMIHIGREELNQIRTDIGFLFQGSALYDSMSVRENLEFPLRRHLKKFEGITDTTPLVEEALTNVGLLHTIDLMPEELSGGMKRRVALARTLILRPKIILYDEPTTGLDPITSKEIIDLMKSIQNTYNTSSLIITHDVDCARVIANRMILLVDGINYAQGSFQELSSSNDPKIKAFFKT; translated from the coding sequence ATGAGCATTAACCACCAACATAAAGTCATACACATTGAAAACCTTTATAAAAAGTTTGGAGACAACCATGTATTAAATGGTTTTAACATGGACCTATATGAAGGTGAAAATCTTGTCATTATGGGTAAATCGGGTTCAGGTAAATCAGTAATGATAAAATGCCTTGTAGGACTAGAAACACCTGATAGTGGCAGTATAGAAGTAATGGGTAGAAATATGATACATATAGGTCGTGAAGAGCTCAATCAAATTAGGACTGATATTGGTTTTCTTTTCCAAGGAAGCGCTCTATATGATTCCATGTCAGTGAGAGAAAATCTAGAATTTCCGTTACGACGTCACCTAAAGAAATTTGAAGGCATAACCGACACTACCCCTCTTGTTGAAGAAGCACTTACCAATGTAGGACTATTACACACCATTGACCTAATGCCTGAGGAACTTTCAGGTGGAATGAAAAGAAGAGTTGCGCTAGCCAGAACCCTCATACTTCGGCCTAAAATAATTCTTTATGATGAGCCTACCACGGGTCTTGATCCGATAACATCTAAAGAAATAATAGATTTAATGAAATCCATTCAAAACACATACAATACTTCTTCTTTAATTATAACACATGATGTTGATTGCGCTCGTGTTATTGCCAACAGAATGATTCTACTGGTAGATGGAATTAATTATGCCCAAGGAAGTTTCCAAGAACTTTCTTCTTCCAATGATCCAAAAATAAAAGCCTTCTTTAAAACATAA
- a CDS encoding MlaD family protein, translating into MKKTSAQKVQLGILVSAALLIFIVAVYLIGNRQNLFQKSVPITAVFSNVNGLMPGNNVRYSGINVGTVRSLEMINDTVIKIHMAIDEKIIHHIKKDAIATIGSDGLVGNMIVNIIPGKGPSVSVQANDNIKSYSKIRTEDILSTLSVTNENAAILTADLLKITKEITQGHGTVGMLINDTTMANDLKETLSNLKMASERTNHSVASLQELLHSLQQENNVISLINSPETSQKIEQIIDRIHHSSGDIDSVITNLNSTILNIKEGDGLLNYLANNPDLVQEVDSTMKNVHIASERLNENLEALRHNFFFRRYFKKKEKEAKKQ; encoded by the coding sequence ATGAAAAAAACAAGCGCACAAAAAGTACAACTTGGCATCTTAGTATCGGCAGCACTTCTTATTTTCATCGTTGCTGTTTATCTTATAGGAAACCGTCAGAATCTTTTCCAAAAAAGTGTTCCTATAACTGCCGTTTTTAGTAATGTTAATGGATTAATGCCCGGCAACAATGTACGCTATTCAGGTATCAATGTGGGAACGGTTCGCTCATTGGAAATGATAAATGATACAGTCATTAAGATCCACATGGCAATTGACGAAAAAATTATACATCATATTAAAAAGGATGCCATTGCTACCATTGGATCTGATGGACTTGTAGGAAACATGATAGTCAATATCATTCCAGGTAAAGGTCCTTCTGTATCCGTTCAGGCCAATGACAATATCAAATCCTATAGCAAGATACGTACAGAAGATATTCTCAGCACCTTAAGTGTTACCAATGAAAATGCAGCAATCCTAACAGCTGATCTATTAAAAATCACAAAAGAAATTACTCAAGGACATGGTACAGTAGGAATGCTTATCAATGACACTACCATGGCGAATGATCTTAAAGAGACACTCAGTAATCTTAAAATGGCCAGTGAACGTACCAACCATTCTGTTGCCTCATTACAAGAATTACTCCATTCTTTACAACAGGAAAACAATGTAATAAGCCTTATAAATAGTCCTGAAACATCTCAAAAAATTGAACAGATAATTGATCGAATCCATCACTCTAGTGGAGATATTGATAGTGTTATTACAAACCTTAACAGCACCATTTTAAATATAAAAGAAGGTGATGGACTTTTAAACTATTTAGCCAACAACCCCGATCTAGTCCAAGAGGTTGATTCTACCATGAAAAATGTCCATATAGCCAGTGAACGCTTAAATGAGAACTTAGAGGCTTTAAGACATAATTTCTTTTTTAGAAGGTATTTCAAGAAAAAAGAAAAGGAGGCAAAAAAACAGTAA
- the glyA gene encoding serine hydroxymethyltransferase, with the protein MQRDEQIFELIEAEKERQLHGLELIASENFVSSQVMEAAGSVLTNKYAEGYPGKRYYGGCEIVDEVENIAIDRAKTLFGAVYANVQPHSGSQANTAVFAACLKPGDKILGFDLSHGGHLTHGSPVNFSGKLYNPVFYGVEKETGVLNYDKIQEIAEKEKPQMIIAGASAYSRDIDFKRFREIADSVGALLLADVSHPAGLIAKGILSDPIPHCHVVTTTTHKTLRGPRGGMILMGKDFENPFGLKTPKGDVRMMSSLLDSAVFPGNQGGPLEHIIAAKAIAFGEALTDEFLEYMLQVKHNAAAMAQAFVKRGYNIISGGTDNHMMLIDLRNKDITGKQAEEALGKADITVNKNMVPFDDKSPFVTSGIRIGTPAITTRGLKENDMETIVALIDEALVNFQNDDVLEGISVKVNEMMSERPLFAYE; encoded by the coding sequence ATGCAACGCGACGAACAAATTTTTGAATTAATTGAAGCTGAAAAAGAAAGACAACTACATGGTTTAGAGCTAATTGCGTCTGAAAATTTTGTGAGTAGTCAAGTGATGGAAGCTGCTGGATCGGTATTAACCAATAAGTACGCCGAAGGGTATCCTGGTAAGCGTTACTATGGTGGTTGTGAAATTGTAGACGAAGTTGAAAATATTGCGATAGATCGTGCTAAAACACTTTTTGGAGCTGTTTATGCGAATGTTCAGCCTCATAGTGGTTCGCAAGCAAATACAGCTGTATTTGCCGCTTGCTTAAAGCCAGGAGATAAGATACTAGGTTTTGATCTATCTCACGGTGGACATTTAACTCATGGATCTCCTGTTAACTTTTCTGGAAAACTTTACAATCCAGTATTCTACGGTGTAGAAAAAGAAACAGGGGTACTTAATTATGATAAAATCCAAGAAATAGCAGAAAAGGAAAAGCCACAAATGATTATTGCTGGTGCTTCTGCGTATTCGAGAGATATCGATTTCAAAAGATTTAGAGAGATTGCGGATAGTGTAGGTGCGTTATTACTAGCCGATGTTTCACATCCGGCAGGTCTTATTGCTAAAGGAATATTGAGTGATCCAATTCCACATTGTCATGTGGTTACCACTACAACACATAAAACGTTGCGCGGGCCTCGTGGAGGTATGATCCTAATGGGGAAAGATTTTGAAAACCCATTTGGTTTAAAAACTCCTAAAGGAGATGTACGTATGATGTCTTCTCTATTGGATAGTGCGGTTTTCCCAGGAAACCAAGGAGGACCATTAGAGCATATTATAGCAGCTAAAGCAATTGCTTTTGGTGAAGCCTTAACAGATGAGTTTTTAGAATATATGCTTCAAGTTAAGCATAACGCTGCAGCTATGGCTCAGGCGTTTGTAAAGCGCGGTTATAATATTATATCAGGTGGAACGGATAATCACATGATGCTTATTGATCTTCGTAATAAGGACATAACTGGAAAGCAGGCTGAAGAGGCCCTTGGTAAAGCAGATATTACGGTGAATAAAAACATGGTTCCTTTTGATGATAAGAGCCCATTCGTAACCAGTGGTATCCGTATAGGAACCCCAGCCATCACTACGCGTGGATTAAAAGAAAATGATATGGAAACCATAGTTGCTCTAATTGACGAGGCGCTGGTTAATTTCCAAAACGATGACGTACTTGAGGGTATTTCTGTCAAAGTAAATGAAATGATGAGTGAGCGTCCTTTATTTGCTTACGAATAG
- the fahA gene encoding fumarylacetoacetase, translating into MPDITNDPLRKSWIDVPENSDFPIQNIPFGVFLTREDIITIGTRIGDTAIDLGAMHQLGYFDGIPLTDDIFLQDSLNDFISDGKKTWRLVRNRIGDIFDSTNPVLRDNENHRNIILFSLDEIEMQLPVQIGDYTDFYSSKEHATNVGKMFRDPDNALLPNWLHIPVGYHGRSSTIVPSGVAVRRPNGQTLPVGETQPVFGPSQRVDFELETAFITTDANLMGEPIPIEEAEDYIFGMVLFNDWSARDIQKWEYVPLGPFLAKNFASSISPWIVTMDALEPFRVKGPKQDPQPLPYLQQEGAHAFDINLEVSIQPENTEETLVSTSNFKYMYWSMAQQLAHHTVNGCRVNSGDMMGSGTISGPTEDSYGSMMELTWGGKNPIKMKDGTERKFINDNDTVIMRGYCQNDEIRIGFGEVSSKLLPAFDSSQK; encoded by the coding sequence ATGCCAGATATCACCAATGATCCCCTAAGAAAGTCATGGATAGATGTACCGGAAAACTCTGATTTTCCGATTCAGAACATTCCTTTTGGGGTATTTTTAACTCGTGAAGATATTATCACCATTGGAACCCGTATAGGAGACACTGCTATAGATCTTGGCGCTATGCACCAATTAGGTTATTTTGACGGGATTCCTTTAACCGATGATATTTTTTTACAAGATAGCTTAAACGATTTTATTTCTGATGGCAAGAAAACATGGCGTTTAGTACGTAATCGCATAGGCGATATATTTGACAGTACAAACCCAGTCCTTCGCGATAATGAAAATCATCGAAACATTATCCTTTTTTCACTTGATGAAATCGAAATGCAACTACCTGTGCAAATAGGTGATTACACAGACTTTTATTCAAGTAAAGAACATGCCACCAATGTCGGCAAAATGTTTCGTGACCCAGATAACGCTTTATTACCAAACTGGTTGCATATACCGGTAGGTTACCATGGAAGAAGTTCAACGATAGTACCAAGTGGAGTGGCTGTAAGACGTCCTAATGGTCAAACACTACCCGTAGGAGAAACTCAACCTGTTTTTGGCCCTTCTCAGCGAGTAGATTTTGAATTAGAAACTGCCTTTATAACCACCGATGCCAATTTAATGGGAGAGCCTATTCCAATTGAAGAAGCCGAGGACTATATTTTTGGAATGGTCCTATTTAATGATTGGAGTGCCCGTGATATACAAAAATGGGAGTATGTTCCACTAGGTCCGTTCTTAGCTAAAAATTTCGCTTCCTCGATTTCTCCTTGGATAGTAACCATGGATGCATTGGAGCCTTTTAGAGTGAAAGGTCCAAAACAAGATCCCCAACCACTACCCTATTTACAACAAGAAGGTGCACACGCATTCGATATAAATCTAGAAGTTTCCATTCAACCGGAAAATACTGAGGAAACACTGGTAAGCACTTCCAATTTTAAATATATGTATTGGTCAATGGCACAACAATTGGCGCATCATACAGTTAATGGATGCCGTGTTAATTCAGGTGATATGATGGGAAGTGGTACTATTTCAGGACCAACAGAGGATAGTTATGGATCCATGATGGAACTTACATGGGGTGGAAAAAATCCTATCAAAATGAAGGATGGTACCGAACGAAAATTCATTAACGACAATGACACGGTTATTATGCGTGGATATTGTCAAAATGACGAAATAAGAATTGGATTTGGAGAAGTGTCAAGTAAACTTTTACCTGCATTTGATAGCAGTCAAAAGTAA
- a CDS encoding gluconate 2-dehydrogenase subunit 3 family protein, which produces MNRREVLEKMPLVLGGVVSTPFLLQLMASCKNEKESTGEQYLNKSQLFIISQICNIILPVSSTIGATDLSLSDFIDKVVKDVLTLEEQVVFIKGQNYFQVKFEKVFQKEISKGTEDDFLKLISSYFNVTREKQADIFTYLETPEDEVENKQVYYIYKYLIFVRHYTLYGYYTSEVIGKKMLEQNPITGYYESCVLFS; this is translated from the coding sequence ATGAATAGAAGAGAAGTACTTGAAAAAATGCCATTAGTTTTAGGGGGTGTGGTCAGTACTCCTTTTTTACTACAATTAATGGCCTCTTGTAAAAATGAAAAAGAATCAACTGGGGAACAGTATCTCAATAAAAGTCAACTCTTTATTATTTCCCAAATATGTAATATAATCCTTCCCGTTTCCTCTACTATTGGAGCCACTGATCTTTCCTTATCAGATTTTATAGATAAAGTGGTTAAGGATGTGCTAACCTTAGAAGAGCAGGTAGTTTTTATAAAGGGTCAGAACTATTTTCAGGTCAAGTTTGAAAAGGTATTTCAGAAGGAAATTTCTAAAGGAACTGAGGACGACTTTTTAAAACTTATTTCTTCGTATTTTAACGTAACAAGGGAAAAACAAGCTGATATATTTACTTATTTAGAAACTCCAGAGGATGAAGTGGAAAATAAGCAGGTGTACTATATTTATAAATATTTAATCTTTGTACGTCATTACACGTTATATGGATATTATACCTCAGAGGTAATAGGAAAGAAAATGTTAGAACAGAATCCAATTACAGGTTATTATGAATCCTGCGTGTTATTTTCTTAA